One Olsenella sp. oral taxon 807 DNA segment encodes these proteins:
- a CDS encoding AAA family ATPase produces MPVPRTSSKIVDRTGRRLLPIGSEDFTEVVTEHVYVDKTSLICDLLDSSYKVTLLCRPRRFGKSLAMRMLQCFFETPVEGAKPPIPSRKAIFESLSIWRAGERYRAQQGGHPVIFLSLGSAGGRTWDICRAGIMGQMSDEYARHAYLLDGSLLPEEEVRFRRVIAGTLAPGEAESSLSWLSLLLLRHHGSGTVILIDEYDHPVSAGHLSGYRDEVIGFMRSWLTAALKATTSLYRAYLTGVQRVGRESVFSGLNNVVVNTAMDTRFTEGFGFTREEAGALARYMGLPQGKLSEMHDWYDGYCFGGTAVYNPWSILNYLDQGGVAQPYWGNTSDNAIVHRLFQQADARLADDLRTLASGRRLERPLNLATVFSELDLLGGGASPSALWSQLYLAGYVTTDDIAFPNDDMMPRRLRLPNREVAWLYRREFTERTQRVIGDLDLLLRLRQALVSGDEAALARSLDELLTKSPSYFDLVSENSYHMLLLGLVCDLPGYRFPLSNRESGDGRPDIVLIPELEHQNSLAAIVIEVKDARGTLPGPEGLATAEGGLDLLAKRALAQARGRRYGADLPGRGLLFWGVAFRGKVASCKCRRMS; encoded by the coding sequence ATGCCAGTGCCACGCACGAGTTCCAAGATCGTCGATCGTACGGGCCGCCGCCTGCTTCCCATAGGCAGCGAGGACTTCACGGAGGTCGTGACCGAGCACGTGTACGTGGACAAGACGTCACTCATCTGTGATCTGCTCGATAGCTCCTACAAGGTGACGCTCCTCTGTCGTCCGCGTCGCTTCGGCAAGTCACTTGCTATGCGTATGCTGCAGTGCTTCTTCGAGACGCCGGTCGAGGGGGCAAAGCCGCCGATTCCCTCCCGTAAGGCTATCTTTGAGTCCCTGTCAATCTGGCGTGCGGGTGAGCGCTATCGCGCTCAGCAAGGAGGACACCCGGTCATCTTCCTGTCGCTTGGGTCGGCGGGCGGAAGGACCTGGGACATCTGTAGGGCGGGCATCATGGGTCAGATGTCTGACGAGTATGCCCGCCATGCCTATCTGCTCGACGGGAGCCTCCTTCCCGAGGAGGAGGTGCGATTTCGCCGCGTGATCGCAGGTACGCTGGCCCCTGGGGAGGCCGAGAGCTCCCTTTCTTGGCTCTCCCTGCTGCTTCTCAGGCACCATGGGTCAGGCACCGTCATCCTCATTGACGAGTACGACCATCCCGTGAGCGCGGGTCACCTCAGCGGCTATCGTGACGAGGTGATAGGCTTCATGCGCTCCTGGCTTACTGCGGCGCTCAAGGCGACGACGTCACTGTACCGTGCCTATCTCACGGGCGTTCAGCGTGTGGGTAGGGAGTCTGTCTTCTCGGGACTTAACAACGTAGTGGTGAACACTGCCATGGACACCAGGTTTACCGAGGGCTTTGGCTTCACACGTGAGGAGGCAGGAGCGCTTGCTCGCTACATGGGCCTTCCCCAGGGCAAGCTCTCTGAGATGCACGACTGGTACGATGGCTACTGCTTCGGTGGCACCGCAGTCTATAATCCCTGGAGCATCCTTAACTACCTTGACCAGGGAGGGGTGGCCCAGCCCTACTGGGGAAACACCAGTGACAACGCAATCGTCCATCGGCTGTTCCAGCAGGCGGACGCACGACTCGCTGATGACCTGCGCACCCTCGCCTCAGGCCGAAGGCTTGAGAGGCCGCTTAACCTTGCCACCGTGTTCTCGGAGCTCGATCTTTTGGGTGGTGGCGCGTCGCCGTCAGCACTCTGGAGCCAGCTGTACCTGGCAGGCTACGTGACAACCGATGACATCGCGTTTCCCAATGATGACATGATGCCACGTCGCCTGCGCCTGCCCAACCGCGAGGTCGCGTGGCTCTATCGCCGTGAGTTCACGGAACGCACCCAACGCGTCATCGGGGATCTTGACTTGCTTTTGCGGCTTAGGCAGGCGCTGGTATCGGGAGACGAGGCCGCACTCGCCCGGTCGCTCGATGAGCTGCTCACGAAGTCACCGAGCTACTTCGACCTCGTGAGCGAGAACAGCTACCACATGCTGCTCCTGGGACTTGTCTGCGATCTGCCAGGCTACAGGTTTCCGCTCTCGAACCGCGAGAGCGGGGACGGCAGGCCCGACATAGTCCTCATTCCCGAGCTCGAGCACCAGAACAGCCTCGCTGCCATAGTCATCGAGGTCAAGGACGCGCGCGGTACCCTCCCGGGTCCTGAGGGCCTCGCTACGGCCGAGGGGGGCCTTGACCTTCTGGCCAAAAGGGCACTGGCTCAGGCGCGGGGCAGACGCTACGGGGCCGACCTTCCCGGAAGGGGCCTTTTGTTTTGGGGCGTCGCTTTCAGAGGCAAGGTTGCGTCTTGCAAATGTCGGCGCATGTCGTAA
- a CDS encoding zinc ribbon domain-containing protein, with the protein MRCPNCGCEVAGDRLYCPFCGVSMGGAIDFAQGESNSWDGAVEAAGSGTAVGNAAAAGSFPQVDQDGTTRAYGTDQAHVAAEQSAFTAEVLGAPPSPQDMGAGPQWAADVTGPVTGPTFGSAAQRRSGASLPVAWVVGIAMACLLLGGAIGFALDEGRIRDLSEDELRSGYGLVRTVDLEGMSAEDLLENYDLVRLEDLKDMMGGLPSGGGDSSGTPGQPGSPSGTDGALAGDVSSNWEDMEFAFEGKKLKLNTSTLRNMEDTTGWKVDLSGYPSGFIVNAGQTIASIRLSKAKAGAGAAGSSPYYLTVDVTNPGSDVRGVEDCTLVGISLSGTPEGAPSLVVAGGISFGMADADAAIKSIGSKPNNQSSGEGYRSLTWTSGDYKKSLGLSFNKNFDWKLSSIRLSIHR; encoded by the coding sequence ATGAGATGCCCTAACTGCGGCTGTGAGGTTGCCGGCGACAGGCTCTACTGCCCTTTCTGCGGAGTCTCCATGGGAGGCGCCATAGACTTTGCCCAAGGTGAGTCAAACAGCTGGGATGGGGCGGTCGAGGCCGCAGGCAGTGGGACTGCGGTGGGCAACGCTGCGGCTGCGGGATCCTTCCCGCAAGTAGATCAAGATGGAACTACCCGAGCGTATGGCACCGACCAGGCGCACGTCGCGGCGGAGCAGAGCGCGTTCACGGCTGAGGTCCTCGGGGCGCCGCCGTCACCCCAAGACATGGGTGCTGGCCCGCAGTGGGCGGCTGACGTCACAGGTCCCGTGACTGGTCCCACCTTCGGCTCTGCGGCCCAACGACGTTCTGGTGCGAGCCTTCCGGTGGCGTGGGTGGTTGGCATCGCCATGGCCTGCCTCTTGCTTGGCGGTGCCATCGGTTTTGCGCTCGACGAGGGTCGCATCAGGGACCTGTCCGAGGATGAGCTCAGGTCGGGGTACGGCTTGGTACGCACCGTGGACCTGGAGGGTATGAGCGCGGAGGACCTGCTCGAGAACTACGACCTCGTTCGCCTTGAGGATCTCAAGGATATGATGGGAGGCCTGCCCTCTGGTGGCGGCGATTCGAGTGGTACGCCCGGCCAGCCCGGTTCCCCCTCGGGCACGGACGGCGCGCTTGCCGGTGACGTCTCTTCCAACTGGGAGGACATGGAGTTCGCGTTCGAGGGCAAGAAGCTCAAGCTCAACACCAGCACGCTCAGGAACATGGAGGACACGACGGGATGGAAGGTTGACCTCTCTGGGTATCCGAGCGGCTTTATCGTCAACGCTGGCCAGACCATAGCGAGCATCAGGCTTTCGAAGGCTAAGGCTGGCGCAGGTGCTGCGGGCAGCTCCCCCTACTACCTTACCGTGGACGTCACAAACCCGGGGTCTGACGTCCGTGGCGTGGAGGACTGCACGCTTGTGGGCATCTCCTTGAGCGGGACCCCAGAAGGTGCGCCTTCCCTCGTTGTCGCCGGTGGAATCAGCTTCGGCATGGCAGATGCCGATGCCGCGATCAAGTCGATAGGGTCGAAGCCCAACAACCAGTCGAGCGGCGAGGGCTACCGCTCGCTCACCTGGACGTCAGGGGACTACAAGAAGTCGCTCGGCCTGAGCTTCAACAAGAACTTTGACTGGAAGCTGAGCAGCATCAGGCTCTCTATTCACCGGTAA